From one Erinaceus europaeus chromosome 4, mEriEur2.1, whole genome shotgun sequence genomic stretch:
- the MRPS18A gene encoding large ribosomal subunit protein mL66 isoform X2 → MAALAMLVSGCGRLLRGLLTGSSGTSWARCPARGFREVVEIQEGKTTIIEGRITETPQESPNPHNPSGQCPICRWNLKHKYTYEDVLLLSQFIRPHGGMLPRRITGLCQEEHQKIEECVKMAHRAGT, encoded by the exons ATGGCGGCTCTCGCTATGTTGGTGTCTGGCTGTGGACGACTGCTCCGAGGACTCCTGACGGGCTCATCTGGGACCAGCTGGGCTCGGTGTCCAGCTCGCGGGTTCAGAGAAG TGGTGGAGATCCAAGAAGGGAAGACGACTATA ATTGAAGGCCGTATCACTGAGACTCCCCAGGAAAGTCCAAATCCCCATAACCCCTCTGGCCAGTGCCCCATCTGCCGGTGGAACCTGAAGCACAAGTACACCTATGAG GATGTTCTGCTGCTAAGTCAGTTCATCCGGCCTCACGGGGGCATGCTGCCCAGAAGGATCACAGGCCTGTGCCAGGAAGAGCACCAAAAGATCGAGGAGTGTGTGAAGATGGCCCACCGAGCAG GTACCTGA
- the MRPS18A gene encoding large ribosomal subunit protein mL66 isoform X1: MAALAMLVSGCGRLLRGLLTGSSGTSWARCPARGFREVVEIQEGKTTIIEGRITETPQESPNPHNPSGQCPICRWNLKHKYTYEDVLLLSQFIRPHGGMLPRRITGLCQEEHQKIEECVKMAHRAGLLPNHRPKLPEGFVPKSKLKLNRYLTRWSPHSVKPIYNKGHRWNKVRMAVGSPLLKDNVFYSQRPPVLYH, encoded by the exons ATGGCGGCTCTCGCTATGTTGGTGTCTGGCTGTGGACGACTGCTCCGAGGACTCCTGACGGGCTCATCTGGGACCAGCTGGGCTCGGTGTCCAGCTCGCGGGTTCAGAGAAG TGGTGGAGATCCAAGAAGGGAAGACGACTATA ATTGAAGGCCGTATCACTGAGACTCCCCAGGAAAGTCCAAATCCCCATAACCCCTCTGGCCAGTGCCCCATCTGCCGGTGGAACCTGAAGCACAAGTACACCTATGAG GATGTTCTGCTGCTAAGTCAGTTCATCCGGCCTCACGGGGGCATGCTGCCCAGAAGGATCACAGGCCTGTGCCAGGAAGAGCACCAAAAGATCGAGGAGTGTGTGAAGATGGCCCACCGAGCAG GTCTGCTCCCAAATCACAGGCCTAAGCTTCCGGAAGGATTTGTTCCGAAAAGCAAACTAAAACTTAATCG GTACCTGACCCGATGGTCTCCCCACTCTGTCAAGCCTATCTACAATAAAGGTCACCGCTGGAACAAGGTGCGCATGGCTGTGGGGTCCCCCCTCCTGAAAGACAACGTCTTCTACTCACAGAGACCCCCTGTGCTGTATCACTGA